In a genomic window of Halalkalicoccus sp. CG83:
- a CDS encoding glycosyltransferase family 4 protein: MSVDHVFLCSDYLQPSGGGVETVVENLARGYAERGIEVTVFSLMDDTTPLLANAPSIDVYRSNTLSMTETFGVQAQLSPRAVVDLARLIRSADPDIVHLHNRYFFTTVLGALLKSVRVTKAPLVVTCHLGKMDSMGGTGGLAARLYDRTIARGVLGAADACIGVSNAVAKHALSMGAPKGATYSVPNAVDTEMFMPSNGLDSSRRILFVGRLIENKGPVRLLNAMPAILADHPDAEAWFVGEGPLREHLEHCARESGVDHAVRFLGRVESVNEIMQQTDVFCRPSTTEGMPLTVLEAMACGLPPVVTSVGGVSEIVDNGETGILLTNGCPNDISQAISELFAKPEQLAVMGRSARKQVANSHTWEQRTKAVLDIYDSVVHR, encoded by the coding sequence ATGAGCGTTGATCACGTCTTCCTGTGCAGCGACTACCTTCAACCGTCCGGGGGTGGTGTCGAGACTGTCGTAGAGAATCTCGCGCGGGGCTATGCGGAGCGCGGGATCGAGGTCACTGTCTTTTCACTCATGGACGATACGACGCCGTTGCTGGCCAACGCTCCCAGTATTGACGTCTATCGGTCAAACACTCTCTCAATGACCGAGACGTTCGGAGTGCAGGCGCAGCTTTCGCCACGCGCCGTGGTCGACCTCGCAAGACTGATTCGCTCAGCGGATCCTGATATTGTTCACCTTCATAATCGATACTTCTTCACGACCGTATTAGGCGCACTGCTGAAGAGTGTTCGAGTGACCAAGGCGCCACTTGTCGTGACGTGTCATCTTGGGAAGATGGATTCGATGGGTGGTACCGGCGGATTGGCTGCTCGCCTGTACGATCGGACAATTGCCCGTGGCGTGTTGGGTGCTGCCGACGCTTGTATCGGTGTGAGCAACGCCGTTGCGAAACACGCACTTTCGATGGGTGCACCAAAGGGGGCGACGTACTCGGTCCCCAATGCCGTCGATACGGAGATGTTCATGCCAAGTAATGGATTGGATTCCAGTCGTCGAATTCTCTTTGTTGGCCGACTGATCGAGAATAAAGGACCAGTCAGATTGCTGAATGCGATGCCAGCCATTCTTGCAGACCACCCTGATGCCGAGGCTTGGTTCGTGGGTGAAGGGCCGCTTCGCGAGCATCTCGAACATTGCGCGCGTGAATCCGGTGTTGACCACGCCGTTCGATTTCTCGGTCGCGTGGAATCAGTCAATGAAATAATGCAGCAGACGGATGTATTTTGTCGCCCCTCTACAACCGAGGGAATGCCCCTTACCGTACTTGAAGCGATGGCTTGCGGACTGCCACCGGTCGTAACATCCGTGGGGGGCGTCTCAGAAATAGTCGATAACGGTGAGACTGGCATTCTCTTGACTAATGGATGCCCTAACGACATTTCTCAGGCTATCTCGGAATTATTCGCGAAACCCGAGCAGCTGGCTGTAATGGGGCGATCGGCCCGCAAACAGGTTGCTAATAGCCATACATGGGAGCAACGAACGAAGGCAGTGTTAGACATCTATGACTCTGTTGTTCACAGGTAG
- a CDS encoding sulfatase, producing MGNNIILCVMDTARADDVHFVTQHENRTFFSFLEENGQKYTNAFAPAPWTLPSHGSLFTGRYPSKHGAHAEHKYLGDSYKTIAEILQESGYSTVGVTNNAWITDEFGFDQGFDEFIKVWQYLKTNTDFGEIALTKNGIDQIKGALNGLINGEIHKNIVNALYGQYLYRRNDYGADRTNALIRNYLENRDNTNPFFMFINYLEPHLDYQPPQKYAEKYLPDTISYEDAMAVPQRPWEYVTGNLEMTERDFEALRGLYRGEISYLDSKLLELKQNLQEENEWEKTIFILVGDHGENIGHHNLMDHQYSLYDSLLHVPLMICGGPFQKGKTIEDLVQIHDIYNTIVDLVGKEVKSEQSISLHPDNDERRDQIVAEYMGPQPSIESLEEQMDHVPERVYAYDRRLRALRTQNYKIIRGSDGLSELYDIRTDPKEQTDIYEEKKDIYEEYAVTLDNWLASFEQNQESGDVDISGGTQQRLEDLGYL from the coding sequence ATGGGAAATAACATCATCTTATGTGTAATGGATACTGCTCGTGCTGATGATGTCCACTTCGTAACCCAGCATGAAAACAGGACGTTCTTTTCGTTTCTTGAGGAAAATGGGCAAAAGTATACAAACGCGTTCGCCCCGGCTCCCTGGACGCTTCCATCACATGGTTCACTGTTCACAGGGCGGTATCCGTCAAAGCACGGTGCTCATGCAGAGCATAAATATCTCGGTGACAGCTACAAGACAATTGCGGAAATACTACAAGAATCAGGATATAGTACAGTAGGAGTAACGAACAATGCTTGGATAACAGATGAGTTTGGATTCGATCAGGGATTTGATGAGTTTATTAAAGTATGGCAATATTTGAAAACTAATACGGATTTTGGAGAGATAGCCTTAACAAAAAATGGGATTGACCAGATAAAAGGAGCACTAAACGGACTGATTAACGGAGAGATACACAAAAATATCGTAAACGCACTGTACGGGCAGTATTTGTACCGGAGAAATGACTATGGAGCGGATAGAACAAATGCTCTCATTAGAAACTATTTAGAAAATAGAGATAACACAAACCCATTCTTCATGTTTATAAATTATCTTGAACCGCATTTAGACTATCAACCACCACAGAAATATGCAGAGAAGTATCTGCCCGACACTATCTCCTATGAGGATGCAATGGCTGTACCACAGCGCCCCTGGGAATATGTGACAGGGAATCTCGAAATGACCGAGCGTGATTTTGAAGCACTTAGAGGGCTATATCGAGGAGAGATCTCTTACTTAGATAGTAAACTCCTAGAGTTGAAACAGAATCTGCAAGAAGAGAATGAGTGGGAGAAGACGATATTTATATTGGTTGGCGATCACGGCGAGAATATTGGCCATCATAATCTGATGGATCATCAATATTCGTTATATGATAGTCTACTCCATGTACCCTTGATGATTTGTGGAGGACCATTCCAGAAGGGCAAAACGATTGAAGATCTCGTTCAAATACACGACATATATAATACGATTGTAGATCTCGTAGGGAAGGAGGTTAAAAGTGAGCAGAGTATTTCTCTTCATCCAGATAATGATGAAAGGAGAGATCAGATAGTTGCGGAGTATATGGGACCTCAACCGAGCATAGAGTCCTTAGAAGAACAGATGGATCATGTACCAGAGCGAGTCTATGCATATGACCGGCGACTCCGCGCTTTACGGACACAGAATTACAAAATAATCAGAGGGTCTGACGGATTGTCCGAATTGTATGATATCAGAACCGATCCTAAAGAACAAACAGATATCTATGAGGAGAAGAAGGATATATACGAGGAATATGCGGTCACACTGGATAATTGGTTAGCGTCATTCGAGCAGAATCAAGAATCCGGAGATGTAGACATATCTGGAGGTACACAACAACGATTGGAAGATTTAGGATACCTTTGA
- a CDS encoding DUF1616 domain-containing protein produces the protein MGRGRTFWLLLPESVRRLPFDLAAILVLTVLTILVATVPGIRETPLRIGFGLLFVLFCPGYALVAALFPEASTLSDAPQESSVDDSGIDGIERAALSFGLSIAIVPLIGLLLNFTPWGIRLGPILLSVGGFTIVASTVAAVRRWSLPAEERFTVPYRNWLATTRSELFQPETRTDMVLNVLLVCALLLAMSSVAYAVAVPQEGESFSEFYLLTENAEGELVADDYPTEFVAGESQPLIVGIENQEHETTDYTVIVQLQEVERTASEGNETNANATNETGANVTVRNRERLDTFRTQLEHDETWHHEHQVTPETTGEDLRLMYLLYVDDVPENPMEDNAYRTVHLWITVEDAEASSANETSE, from the coding sequence ATGGGTCGAGGACGGACGTTCTGGTTACTGCTTCCCGAGTCGGTCCGGCGACTTCCATTCGACCTCGCTGCGATACTCGTGCTGACCGTCCTGACGATCCTCGTTGCGACCGTCCCTGGTATTCGTGAGACGCCGCTTCGAATCGGTTTCGGATTGCTCTTCGTGTTGTTCTGTCCCGGCTACGCACTCGTCGCCGCGCTGTTTCCCGAGGCGTCCACGCTGAGTGATGCTCCTCAAGAGTCGTCGGTCGATGATTCGGGGATCGACGGAATCGAGCGAGCCGCGCTGTCGTTCGGACTGAGCATCGCGATCGTGCCGCTCATCGGCCTCCTTTTGAACTTCACCCCTTGGGGGATCCGACTGGGTCCGATCCTCCTTTCGGTCGGCGGGTTCACGATCGTCGCATCGACCGTCGCAGCCGTCCGTCGGTGGTCGTTACCCGCTGAGGAGCGATTTACCGTTCCCTACCGGAACTGGCTCGCGACGACGAGGTCGGAGCTCTTCCAGCCCGAAACGAGGACTGACATGGTGCTGAACGTCCTTCTCGTCTGTGCGCTGTTGCTCGCGATGAGCAGTGTCGCGTACGCCGTTGCCGTTCCCCAAGAGGGTGAATCGTTCTCGGAGTTCTACCTCCTGACCGAGAACGCCGAGGGCGAACTCGTCGCCGATGACTACCCGACGGAGTTCGTCGCGGGTGAGTCCCAACCCCTGATCGTCGGGATCGAAAATCAGGAACATGAGACGACCGACTACACCGTCATCGTCCAACTCCAGGAGGTCGAACGGACTGCAAGCGAGGGCAACGAGACTAATGCCAACGCTACCAATGAGACTGGCGCGAATGTTACCGTCCGCAACCGCGAGCGCCTCGATACCTTCCGGACACAGCTCGAGCACGACGAGACGTGGCACCACGAACATCAGGTAACGCCCGAAACGACCGGCGAGGACCTGCGCTTGATGTACCTGCTGTACGTCGATGACGTTCCGGAAAACCCGATGGAGGACAATGCGTACCGGACCGTCCATCTCTGGATCACGGTTGAGGACGCTGAGGCGAGTAGTGCGAATGAAACGAGTGAATAA
- a CDS encoding glycosyltransferase family 4 protein — protein sequence MDVLVLNKRGWEHPRSGGAEKNMYELFSRLAGRGHNITVLTSGYPGCKKETTVDGMQMRRIGSGFSLPQPLDTLLAYFVVTAYFHYYQFTRNVDVVYYSHSPLPWLLLTPHPTVAIYHHIALDSIFETHSFPFNYLGYLAYRIGIYLEKGSTTICVSNSTAEVLRAYGHDPSNIEIVRNGINIDKFDYKPLQNTSSEPKLLYLGGLDGYKGADRLPAIHETVEQLRNEQVQLNIAGREGDKSDVVKQYCNNTQSAVFHGFVSEEKKIALLEDAWLLVVPSRVEGWGMVVIEANACGTPAVGADIGGLQESIRHNETGILSDASDISEFSRSISILLDSPDDIQKMGTNGRTWAEKHSWTEAADRVEKILTRVAGSTMTK from the coding sequence ATGGATGTCTTAGTACTAAATAAGCGTGGCTGGGAGCACCCGCGATCAGGTGGTGCAGAGAAAAATATGTATGAGCTATTTTCTCGTCTTGCTGGTCGTGGCCACAATATCACAGTACTCACCAGTGGATATCCTGGTTGCAAGAAGGAAACAACTGTTGATGGAATGCAGATGCGTCGAATTGGGTCCGGCTTTTCACTTCCGCAACCGCTAGATACACTACTAGCGTATTTTGTGGTAACCGCCTATTTTCACTATTATCAGTTCACAAGAAACGTAGATGTGGTTTACTACAGTCATTCACCGTTGCCTTGGCTGCTTCTCACTCCGCATCCAACGGTAGCAATATATCATCATATTGCTCTAGATTCTATCTTTGAGACCCACTCATTTCCCTTCAACTATTTGGGATATTTAGCGTATAGGATTGGAATATACCTCGAAAAAGGTTCTACAACGATCTGTGTAAGTAATAGCACTGCCGAAGTACTGAGAGCCTATGGTCATGATCCCTCAAATATAGAAATAGTTAGAAATGGGATAAATATTGATAAGTTCGATTACAAACCGCTTCAAAATACTAGTAGCGAGCCAAAATTGCTCTATCTAGGCGGCTTAGACGGGTACAAAGGAGCAGACCGACTACCAGCAATACATGAAACGGTAGAACAACTACGCAATGAGCAGGTTCAGCTAAATATTGCTGGACGAGAAGGCGATAAAAGTGACGTTGTAAAACAGTACTGTAATAATACACAATCGGCCGTATTTCACGGCTTTGTTTCAGAAGAAAAGAAAATTGCACTCTTAGAAGACGCATGGCTACTAGTAGTGCCAAGTCGAGTAGAAGGATGGGGAATGGTAGTTATTGAGGCAAACGCCTGTGGAACCCCTGCGGTAGGTGCAGACATTGGCGGTTTGCAGGAGTCGATCCGTCATAACGAAACCGGTATCCTTTCAGATGCGTCAGATATCAGTGAATTTTCCAGATCGATCTCAATACTTCTGGATTCACCAGACGATATCCAAAAAATGGGGACTAACGGTAGGACCTGGGCAGAGAAGCATTCCTGGACGGAAGCAGCAGACAGGGTAGAAAAGATCCTTACAAGAGTTGCGGGATCAACAATGACGAAATAA
- a CDS encoding glycosyltransferase family 4 protein yields MKILRLSQEIYPDVTGGGAYHAHALSRDQADMGHDVTVVTFSSEIEDTVKSTRDGYTLIKSPTVFSVFGNEISIDSINHVSNQKEYDVVHTHAHFYFLSNLAAVYRHFRNTPLAITNHSLISQSVSPLIAKFHLYTVGKFTFSSSDMVFCYTKEEEQRLRSLGLKNEIKIIANGIDTAKFNPDGDRSGLIKRDEDISLLFVGRLNEGKRPTDAVRALRNIRNRSNLNCTLYICGDGPLRDQLLQTVADYGLEDSVTYLGIRDYDEMPSILRSADLLILPSRSEGVPRTVLESLASETPVIASDLDQISELVEAGGTTVATGDIDGYTNAILSLANNDTLRDELGKKGREVIRDQGYTWESTVRATTAALQSLAEPSINDRR; encoded by the coding sequence ATGAAGATACTCCGACTCTCTCAGGAGATTTACCCTGATGTGACTGGCGGTGGTGCCTACCATGCTCATGCTCTGAGCCGAGATCAAGCTGATATGGGACATGACGTTACCGTTGTTACTTTTTCTTCTGAGATAGAAGATACAGTAAAATCCACTAGAGATGGATATACTCTTATTAAGTCACCGACTGTGTTTAGTGTATTCGGAAATGAAATATCTATTGATTCAATAAATCATGTCTCTAATCAGAAGGAATACGATGTCGTCCACACTCATGCTCATTTTTACTTCTTAAGTAATTTAGCAGCAGTATACCGTCATTTCAGAAACACTCCCTTAGCTATTACGAACCATTCCTTGATTTCTCAGAGCGTTTCACCGCTCATTGCAAAATTTCATCTCTATACGGTAGGTAAGTTCACATTCTCTTCATCGGATATGGTATTTTGCTATACAAAAGAAGAAGAACAGCGTCTACGTTCCCTTGGGTTAAAGAATGAAATAAAAATCATTGCTAATGGTATTGATACAGCGAAGTTTAATCCGGATGGTGATAGATCAGGTTTGATTAAGAGGGATGAAGACATTTCACTATTGTTCGTCGGAAGACTGAACGAGGGAAAACGTCCCACGGATGCAGTACGTGCGCTTCGAAATATTCGCAACCGATCTAATCTCAATTGTACCCTTTATATCTGTGGTGATGGTCCCCTTCGTGATCAACTCTTACAAACCGTAGCTGACTATGGGTTAGAAGACTCTGTAACGTATCTCGGAATTAGAGATTATGATGAAATGCCATCCATACTGCGTAGTGCGGATTTATTGATCTTACCGAGTAGATCTGAAGGGGTCCCCCGCACTGTTCTTGAATCGCTTGCATCTGAAACTCCAGTTATCGCCAGTGATCTAGATCAAATTTCGGAGCTAGTTGAGGCCGGCGGCACTACAGTTGCCACCGGTGATATTGATGGATATACGAACGCTATTCTCTCGTTGGCTAATAATGATACGCTACGAGATGAACTTGGAAAGAAGGGACGGGAAGTAATTCGTGACCAAGGTTATACTTGGGAATCGACTGTTCGAGCTACTACTGCTGCTTTACAGTCTCTTGCTGAACCTTCTATCAACGATAGACGATGA
- a CDS encoding flippase has product MSDQSALSKLAGSALLILLATIFGRGLGFVGEVIIVRSLEPSVYGQLALAYTVVSSLATLTLVGIHEGVTRQFSATSSSTQRIRIVWTGYSILLVSSIVSILGIYLLRWQLSSIMGEDHLSTTLLLFLPYLFVYPLWQVSKGTLRGQQRTLPVVISNEFSGRLTAIICLGGFILLGETYYGPVVYWIGYPLISTLVALYFIKKSVETQQLVTALPDAETLRKLWSFSWPLAVGSSVFLLLSNLDILMIGYFLESESVGFYRSVQPLKQVATFALGSFTFLFLPLATEHYADRNITELDELFTVSTKWVLIITLPPLIVFGFFSTDIVRVFFGREYLPAAPVLSILVLGLLSRALSGLDGDMVKAINRPRIELYAAILGMLANFTLNILLIPVYGITGAALATVTGYIVYNTAELICIYRLVGATPFSLNIVKYVATVLLLGMLASVLITPALSLIGLAVLGICFTLIQPIVLILTHSVEPADLALLEDVESKIGKDLKLLKRLVKYGL; this is encoded by the coding sequence ATGAGTGATCAATCTGCTCTCTCAAAGTTAGCTGGAAGTGCGCTACTTATTCTCCTCGCAACGATATTTGGGAGAGGACTGGGTTTTGTTGGAGAGGTTATAATCGTTCGTTCATTAGAGCCCTCGGTCTACGGACAGCTCGCACTCGCTTACACAGTGGTGTCTTCGCTCGCAACACTTACCCTCGTTGGGATTCATGAGGGGGTGACTAGACAGTTCTCTGCGACGTCTTCTAGTACACAGCGTATTCGAATTGTCTGGACAGGATATAGTATTCTTCTTGTCTCAAGTATCGTTAGTATCCTCGGTATCTATCTCTTGCGATGGCAACTAAGCAGTATCATGGGAGAGGATCATCTCTCGACGACACTATTGCTGTTTCTCCCATATCTGTTTGTGTATCCCCTGTGGCAAGTTTCCAAAGGGACGCTTCGAGGACAACAACGAACTCTTCCTGTGGTGATTTCTAATGAGTTCTCTGGTAGATTAACCGCAATTATATGCCTAGGGGGATTCATACTGCTTGGCGAAACCTATTACGGGCCAGTAGTATATTGGATCGGTTATCCACTGATCTCAACGCTTGTAGCACTATACTTCATCAAGAAAAGCGTAGAAACTCAACAACTTGTAACTGCACTTCCTGACGCCGAAACGCTTCGCAAATTGTGGTCGTTTTCATGGCCTCTTGCAGTCGGGTCGAGTGTCTTCTTACTATTGAGCAATCTTGATATCCTCATGATTGGGTATTTTCTAGAGTCAGAAAGTGTTGGTTTCTATCGATCCGTGCAACCCCTTAAACAGGTGGCAACGTTCGCACTTGGTTCATTTACATTCCTCTTTCTTCCGTTAGCCACAGAACATTACGCAGACAGGAATATAACTGAACTCGATGAGTTGTTTACGGTTTCGACGAAGTGGGTCCTTATAATCACTCTCCCCCCGCTTATTGTCTTTGGGTTCTTTTCAACTGATATAGTCCGGGTATTCTTTGGCAGAGAATATCTCCCTGCAGCACCGGTATTGAGTATTCTAGTTTTAGGTCTTTTGTCGCGTGCTCTAAGTGGACTAGACGGTGATATGGTGAAGGCAATCAACCGGCCTCGAATTGAACTATATGCAGCAATTCTTGGGATGCTTGCGAACTTCACTCTTAATATTCTTCTCATACCAGTGTATGGAATTACTGGGGCAGCTTTAGCGACGGTTACAGGTTACATTGTCTATAATACTGCTGAACTGATCTGCATTTACCGACTTGTAGGCGCAACACCTTTCTCATTAAATATTGTGAAGTATGTCGCTACAGTTCTCCTATTAGGGATGCTTGCTTCAGTCCTGATTACCCCTGCACTCAGCCTCATCGGATTAGCTGTCCTCGGGATCTGTTTCACTCTGATTCAGCCGATTGTTTTGATTCTCACGCACAGTGTGGAGCCTGCAGATCTCGCTCTTCTTGAAGACGTAGAATCCAAGATCGGAAAGGACCTCAAACTGCTAAAGCGGTTGGTCAAATACGGGCTTTAA
- a CDS encoding glycosyltransferase family 4 protein produces MRVAFITSGYPPVSPGGAGRSSKLIVNSIRKQGIETDVFAVTGNKRSITNQDNQVYQLPGGDAYPIPKALAENVGTHTHLPNMSKYDIVHVYNVRHLPACVLRAESPVLATFNNYMWVNINPEQHLREGLPEYNLYTALRYARLRGWKGLTRLGVEIVGKPLAKQADHYTVQTEGMKKVVERSGYDARKMSVVGNILDNKFDVEPKNEKKIVFIGRFRDTKSPDRVIRAYSHLPPELKNEWSLEMYGDGPMKKDLKKLIKEVGLEGVSLEYCPYDALPEVYKSAGLLIHTSTYTEPFSRTWLEAMASGTPIICSRNPSSRSVLDGIAKFYDPFSDAALAQTIESTISNPQTLHTMSEAGQEKVKEYTTDRISKQYISIYESLRRI; encoded by the coding sequence ATGAGAGTAGCATTTATTACGTCTGGATATCCACCGGTGAGCCCCGGTGGAGCTGGACGGAGTAGTAAATTAATCGTTAATTCTATTCGAAAGCAAGGAATAGAAACAGATGTCTTTGCTGTAACAGGCAATAAACGGTCAATAACTAATCAAGATAATCAAGTATATCAGCTTCCGGGTGGCGATGCCTATCCAATCCCTAAGGCACTCGCAGAAAATGTAGGAACTCATACTCACTTGCCCAACATGTCTAAATATGATATCGTTCATGTATACAATGTCCGGCATCTTCCCGCTTGTGTTCTCCGAGCAGAGTCACCAGTGCTGGCAACATTCAATAACTACATGTGGGTAAACATCAATCCCGAACAGCATCTTCGGGAGGGGTTACCAGAATACAATTTGTACACGGCACTTCGATATGCCCGATTAAGAGGATGGAAAGGTCTCACCAGATTAGGAGTCGAGATCGTAGGAAAGCCATTAGCTAAGCAAGCAGACCATTATACAGTTCAGACAGAGGGTATGAAAAAAGTAGTAGAAAGAAGTGGATATGATGCTAGAAAAATGTCGGTAGTAGGAAATATTCTAGACAATAAGTTTGATGTAGAACCAAAAAACGAAAAAAAGATTGTTTTTATAGGACGGTTCAGAGACACTAAGTCACCAGATAGGGTGATACGCGCGTATTCTCACCTTCCCCCGGAATTGAAAAATGAATGGAGCTTAGAGATGTACGGGGATGGGCCAATGAAAAAGGATCTTAAGAAGTTAATCAAGGAAGTGGGATTAGAAGGAGTAAGTTTAGAGTACTGTCCGTATGACGCTTTACCAGAAGTTTATAAATCAGCTGGATTACTCATTCATACGTCTACCTACACAGAGCCGTTTTCCCGGACCTGGTTAGAAGCGATGGCATCTGGAACACCAATAATTTGCTCTCGGAATCCGAGCTCGAGAAGTGTACTTGATGGAATAGCGAAATTTTATGATCCGTTTTCCGATGCAGCGTTGGCTCAGACGATCGAGTCAACAATATCTAATCCACAAACACTTCATACAATGAGCGAAGCAGGCCAAGAAAAAGTAAAAGAGTATACTACTGATCGTATTTCTAAACAATATATCAGTATATATGAGAGCTTACGGAGAATTTGA
- a CDS encoding glycosyltransferase family 2 protein: protein MPSNNQPRQRAVPDQLPVEQASADELLVGANSAITPQLSIVMPTLNEEEGISKCIDRIRTSIERLGLPAEIIVSDSSTDRTSEIAEEMGAIVVTPDQPGYGYAYRYAFERTRGEYIVIGDADTTYDFEDIPRLFEKLEEEDADLVMGSRLGGEIKPGAMPPLHQYLGNPLLTKFLNVFYDAGVSDAHSGFRIIRRDSLEALNLKTDGMEFASEMIMEAGAKDMKIVEVPITYHEREGEANLESFKDGWRHVRFMLVNAPGYLFSVPGLVLSVCGLMIMGITTIGVSISGITPGVHSMIAGSLLTIVGYQVITLGVFATVTSDPIQKPTDPITTWALENIGLERGAAVGIGIFAIGAITAIYLISEWILSGFTELPFTPLSLAAFTAIVIGLQTTFSSFFLSMVNSD from the coding sequence ATGCCGAGTAATAATCAACCGAGACAACGAGCCGTACCTGATCAATTACCCGTCGAACAGGCGTCTGCCGATGAACTCCTCGTAGGGGCGAACAGTGCTATTACCCCACAGTTGAGCATCGTAATGCCGACGCTCAACGAAGAAGAAGGAATCAGCAAGTGTATTGATCGGATCCGGACCTCGATTGAGCGATTAGGTCTTCCAGCTGAGATCATCGTCAGCGACAGCTCGACCGATCGTACTTCCGAGATTGCGGAGGAAATGGGGGCGATCGTCGTCACGCCCGACCAGCCGGGCTACGGGTACGCGTACCGGTACGCCTTCGAGCGCACCCGCGGGGAGTACATCGTGATCGGGGACGCCGACACGACCTACGACTTCGAGGATATTCCACGCTTGTTCGAAAAACTCGAGGAGGAGGACGCTGATCTGGTTATGGGAAGCCGGCTCGGCGGCGAGATCAAGCCTGGCGCCATGCCTCCCTTACACCAATACCTCGGCAATCCACTACTCACGAAATTCTTGAATGTCTTCTACGACGCCGGCGTTAGCGACGCCCACAGCGGCTTTCGAATCATTCGGCGCGACTCGTTGGAGGCGCTCAATCTGAAGACAGATGGTATGGAATTCGCGAGCGAGATGATCATGGAGGCCGGGGCGAAGGACATGAAGATCGTTGAGGTTCCGATCACGTATCATGAACGCGAGGGTGAGGCGAATCTTGAGAGCTTCAAAGACGGATGGCGCCACGTCCGGTTCATGCTCGTGAACGCGCCGGGATATCTGTTTTCTGTACCAGGGCTTGTTTTGAGTGTGTGTGGTCTTATGATAATGGGGATCACAACTATTGGAGTTTCTATCTCAGGTATCACTCCCGGTGTTCACTCCATGATTGCTGGTAGTCTATTAACGATCGTCGGGTATCAGGTGATCACTCTCGGTGTGTTCGCCACAGTTACCAGCGATCCTATTCAGAAACCGACTGATCCAATAACAACATGGGCGCTTGAAAACATCGGCCTGGAGCGGGGAGCAGCAGTCGGAATCGGTATTTTCGCCATTGGCGCAATCACTGCCATCTATCTAATCAGTGAATGGATCCTCTCCGGATTTACTGAATTGCCTTTTACCCCTCTGTCACTTGCTGCGTTTACTGCGATCGTTATTGGACTCCAAACTACCTTTTCTTCCTTTTTCTTGAGTATGGTTAATAGTGATTAA
- a CDS encoding O-antigen ligase family protein encodes MALGYGVLVGVPVRTDRVFLGLFGLYWLLLAGNYLVTRTEPLLLYVLVTPIAVGATVVVLPEFIEDDRMLFTKLIVVLSVVLTIIGVAMLAMETRTEQELFTYVGDSVLGYEGYRIISLFDYWNTYGFMMMVGFLSTLYVYLEERRPVWALCLVVVFVGLVLSDGDASYVGVGAGGLVLVAGYSLYALAGFLILGAFGAGAMLWTGQLQTLLESGLTGRVLLWEASIRRLQDDPYVGIGFKDNAAEIYPYSDWPNPAGTHNSYIHILLNTGVIAGTVYLLALGYGALRSFWIVSSTWDLYVVGTLTAILVHMCFESVTLGGLSMTSVFLGLYLGLGLRN; translated from the coding sequence GTGGCGCTCGGATACGGCGTTCTGGTTGGTGTTCCCGTCCGAACGGATCGCGTGTTTCTCGGACTGTTCGGGCTGTACTGGCTCCTGCTTGCCGGAAACTACCTCGTGACGAGGACCGAGCCTCTGTTGTTGTACGTCCTCGTCACGCCGATCGCCGTCGGCGCAACCGTTGTCGTTCTCCCCGAGTTCATCGAGGACGACCGAATGCTCTTTACGAAGCTTATCGTCGTGCTTAGCGTCGTTCTCACGATCATTGGGGTGGCGATGCTGGCGATGGAAACCCGAACCGAGCAGGAGCTATTCACCTACGTGGGTGATTCCGTTCTTGGTTACGAGGGGTACCGAATCATCTCCCTGTTCGACTACTGGAACACGTATGGGTTCATGATGATGGTCGGGTTTCTGAGTACGCTGTACGTCTACCTAGAGGAACGTAGGCCGGTATGGGCTCTTTGTCTCGTCGTTGTATTCGTTGGGCTCGTACTGAGTGACGGTGATGCCTCATACGTCGGTGTTGGAGCGGGGGGGCTCGTATTAGTTGCTGGTTACAGTTTGTATGCTCTGGCCGGGTTCTTGATCCTTGGAGCGTTCGGCGCGGGGGCGATGCTCTGGACGGGACAGCTCCAAACCCTGCTAGAATCCGGACTGACGGGCCGAGTATTGCTTTGGGAAGCATCGATTCGCCGTCTGCAGGACGACCCATATGTCGGCATTGGGTTCAAGGATAATGCTGCAGAGATCTACCCGTACAGTGACTGGCCGAATCCCGCGGGCACGCACAACTCCTACATCCACATTCTGCTAAATACTGGTGTCATCGCTGGGACCGTCTATCTCCTCGCACTCGGATACGGAGCACTTCGGTCGTTCTGGATCGTCTCTTCAACGTGGGATCTGTACGTAGTAGGGACGTTAACGGCCATTCTCGTCCATATGTGCTTTGAGTCGGTAACGTTGGGTGGGTTGAGTATGACTTCGGTGTTTCTCGGTCTCTATCTCGGTCTTGGACTGCGTAACTAA